The following proteins are co-located in the Poecile atricapillus isolate bPoeAtr1 chromosome 2, bPoeAtr1.hap1, whole genome shotgun sequence genome:
- the FBXO43 gene encoding F-box only protein 43, which yields MSDSHPVGFNILKRNRLTSPRSNFKYSNFKDTCYTPALLDSRCNESVKDPDAELEEAPSLTSVSLLQEHSECMHPSAFFPRSLSIEKELNSISLSEQRETNRSVDFFETPKSSRKGSSLRRRLLLPKTVEAGTTVGCCERQPNSSGGIRKKIFSCVLSSEEKLSQTVADSPKDKGYKPLTTSTSEAEDSNPDSPKQRLSFSQQRTSTLDESQCKDPLLLESESLSPIQWKDVTASNTNEFNENVLMSVRDGVLRTPTYSVLPEASEGKFLTSITSPVENLNFGPSDINSSPVKVVNDPDLSTPEDSGYNSLPLDKSGDSLSDHEGSFQELFQKHKEDPKTLDSKRKTRKLERVRRLSTLRELGSQSETEDNHGSPTSMHILTKERNFVSEDHELVLKEQPSGDLVIGHGDLSRTPALKIVHEICLQRQRSHQKQISENIDGTEIFALDHVLPGLIGKKMGLEKLDILTELKDRNLKHVLAIVLDALTVENLCSIWKVSKSWQEIIVQDRSADKRRKLYTKQLKEAAREYLLKAEDAATRLNILNRSALRPVQAQARTPILQTPHTELTPRRCSSVPHSASRQEEYMKVAKTLFTDEALKPCPRCQYPAKYQLVKKRGLCSREACAFEFCILCLHAFHGSKECNSLSAKRKNKKDAPPGSAQSKRNLKRL from the exons ATGTCAGACAGTCATCCAGTGGGATTCAATATTCTTAAAAGAAATAGATTAACGTCTCCCAGGAGCAACTTTAAATACTCAAATTTTAAAGACACGTGTTACACTCCAGCACTTCTGGACAGCAGATGCAACGAGTCAGTAAAAGATCCCGATGCAGAACTTGAAGAAGCACCGAGTTTAACAAGTGTATCCTTGCTACAGGAGCATTCTGAGTGCATGCATCCAAGTGCCTTCTTTCCCAGGTCACTATCTATTGAAAAAGAGTTGAATTCTATCTCCTTATcagaacaaagagaaacaaatagaagtgtggatttttttgaaaCTCCTAAATCGAGTAGAAAAGGCTCCTCACTACGTAGGAGGCTGCTTTTACCCAAGACTGTTGAAGCTGGCACAACTGTAGGATGCTGTGAAAGACAACCTAATTCTTCGGGAGGCATCAGGAAAAAGATATTCTCTTGTGTTTTGAGCTCTGAAGAAAAGCTTTCACAAACTGTTGCAGATTCTCCAAAAGATAAAGGTTACAAACCTCTGACAACTAGCACTTCAGAAGCTGAGGACTCTAACCCTGACTCTCCAAAACAGAGGCTTTCCTTTTCACAACAAAGGACTTCTACGCTAGATGAGTCCCAGTGTAAGGACCCGTTATTGTTAGAATCAGAAAGTTTATCTCCAATTCAGTGGAAGGATGTCACTGCTAGTAACACTAACgaatttaatgaaaatgttcttATGAGTGTTAGAGATGGGGTGCTTAGGACTCCTACTTACAGTGTGTTACCTGAGGCCAGTGAGGGTAAATTCCTGACTTCTATCACCAGTCCTGTAGAGAACTTGAACTTTGGACCATCTGATATAAACTCTTCCCCTGTTAAGGTAGTAAATGACCCTGATCTTTCAACACCTGAAGATAGTGGATATAATTCACTTCCTTTGGACAAATCAGGAGACTCATTGTCTGATCACGAGGGATCCTTCCAAGAGCTCTTCCAAAAGCACAAAGAAGATCCCAAAACTTTAGACAGtaaaagaaagacaagaaaactTGAGAGAGTCAGAAGGTTATCTACTCTTCGGGAACTAGGCTCCCAGTCAGAGACAGAAGATAATCATGGCAGTCCTACTTCAATGCATATattaacaaaagaaagaaactttgTCAGTGAAGATCATGAATTAGTTCTAAAAGAACAGCCTAGTGGAGACCTGGTTATAGGTCATGGAGATCTCTCAAGAACTCCAGCTCTGAAAATAGTTCATGAAATTTGCTTGCAAAGACAAAGATCACACCAAAAGCAAATCTCAGAGAATATTGAtggaacagaaatatttgcattaGATCATGTTCTTCCTGGACTTATTGGCAAGAAAATGGGCCTTGAAAAATTAGATattttaacagaattaaaagatAGAAATTTAAAACATGTTCTTGCTATAGTTTTAGATGCTTTGACAGTGGAAAATCTATGCAG TATTTGGAAAGTAAGCAAAAGCTGGCAAGAAATCATTGTACAAGACAGAAGTGCAGATAAGAGGAGAAAGTTGTACACAAAACAGCTGAAAGAAGCAGCTCGG GAATACTTATTGAAGGCTGAAGATGCTGCTACAAGACTTAATATTCTCAATAGATCTGCTCTAAGGCCTGTTCAAGCTCAAGCCAGAACTCCTATTTTGCAGACACCACACACTGAACTTACACCTAGGAGATGCAGTTCTGTTCCCCATTCAGCTAGTAGGCAGGAAGAATACATGAAA GTTGCTAAAACTCTGTTCACTGATGAAGCGCTAAAACCCTGTCCAAGATGTCAATATCCTGCTAAATATCAATTGGTAAAGAAACGAGGACTATGTAGCAGAGAAGCATGTGCATTTGAGTTCTGTATTTTATGTCTGCATGCATTCCATGGGTCAAAAGAATGTAACAGTTTATCTGCAAAACGGAAGAATAAAAAAGATGCTCCACCAGGAAGTGcccaaagcaaaagaaatttaaaaagacTCTGA
- the POLR2K gene encoding DNA-directed RNA polymerases I, II, and III subunit RPABC4, protein MDTQKDVQPPKQQPMIYICGECHTENEIKARDPIRCRECGYRIMYKKRTKRLVVFDAR, encoded by the exons ATGGATACACAAAAGGATGTTCAGCCTCCAAAGCAGCAGCCAATGATTTACATTTGTGGAG AATGTcatacagaaaatgaaataaaggcAAGAGATCCTATCAGGTGCAGAGAATGTGGCTACAGAATAATGTacaagaaaaggacaaaaagat TGGTAGTTTTTGACGCTCGATGA